The DNA sequence CGCGAAGCGGTCGGTCAATGTCCCGTTTGAAACCGAATCGGTGGACGGCCGCGTTCTGATTAAACTCGCGAGCGAACTGTTCAACGTATCGGTGGAAGCAGCTAACGTGCGGTTGCGTCAGCTCCGCCATCTGCTTTCGTAGACAGTTTCGATCGAGAGGCGCTTGACATGCGCCTCTCTTTTTTGTACAAAGATTTTGCAATCCCAAAATCCTAGAGTTACTTCACACCTCTGATTGCACCTGACGCTAAGCGACCGATTGAGGTTAAGGCGGTCATGAAGCAAAGCCACGATCAATTCCTGTGGCGACGGGCAGCAGAGCTCCTGGATATCGAGCGTCTTCTTGTCGGCGAGCCGCAGGAGGTTTCAGGCAACTATGATGGCTCGTCTTCAGATTGCCCGCTATTCGCGGATCTTGGGACCGGTGCAATGCGCGCACTTGACGTCTCACTGCCCGCTCGGCGGGTGGAGGCCGGCATTCGTCTGTTGGCTGCGAGCGCTGGCAAAACGATCGAGCGCGACGATCCATTTCTCAATCTGATTCTGCCCAACGGCGCTCGATTCTCGGCGTGCCTCCCGCCAGCGTCCCACGGACCGACTTTTTCGATCCGCATGCACTGGCGTCCGATTCGGCCGCTCGCGGAATTCATCGGCGAGCCTTCCCAGCTAGATGCTATCGACCAAGCGATTCAGCAGCGGGACAACATTGTGGTCGTCGGCGCGACCAGCGCGGGTAAAACCACGCTGCTGAATGCCTTCGTTGGTCGTCTGATTGATCTCTTTCCGCAGGAACGCCTCGGAGTAATTGAGGACGAACCCGAACTCCAAATCGAGGCGCGCAACTGCATACGCCGGGTCGCACACGGCAAGGCGAACATGCGCCGGCATGTTCGCGAGATGCTCCGCATGCGGCCGGACCGAATCATCGTGGGCGAGGTGCGCGGCGGCGAAGCGCTCGATCTGCTGAAGGTTTGGAATACGGGACACTCGGGCGGATTCACGACTCTGCATGCGAACAATGCCCGGGCCGGGCTTCTCCGTCTGGAGAGTCTGACCGAAGAGGCCGGCGTCGCAGCCAATCCACGCCTCATCGCCGAGAGCGTCAATCTCGTGATTTTCATTGGCCGCCGTCCGGACGGTACGCGACGGATTGTGGAGATGGTGCGGGTCGA is a window from the Candidatus Binataceae bacterium genome containing:
- a CDS encoding ATPase, T2SS/T4P/T4SS family — encoded protein: MKQSHDQFLWRRAAELLDIERLLVGEPQEVSGNYDGSSSDCPLFADLGTGAMRALDVSLPARRVEAGIRLLAASAGKTIERDDPFLNLILPNGARFSACLPPASHGPTFSIRMHWRPIRPLAEFIGEPSQLDAIDQAIQQRDNIVVVGATSAGKTTLLNAFVGRLIDLFPQERLGVIEDEPELQIEARNCIRRVAHGKANMRRHVREMLRMRPDRIIVGEVRGGEALDLLKVWNTGHSGGFTTLHANNARAGLLRLESLTEEAGVAANPRLIAESVNLVIFIGRRPDGTRRIVEMVRVEGYAPDGGYQLRRIATAEEHA